The Neomonachus schauinslandi chromosome 11, ASM220157v2, whole genome shotgun sequence genomic sequence GCGCCCCTCCCCTGTCCCGGTCGCCCTCACCGCGCCCCCCGCAGGTTCGTGGCTGTGGCCGTGCCGTTGAGTTACAACCGCCAGAGCGGCGGCGGGCGCCAGCCGCTGTTCATCGGCGCCACGTGGCTGCTGTCGGCCGCGGTGGCGGCCCCAGTGTTGTGCGGCCTCAACGACGCGCGCGGCCGCGACCCCGCCGTGTGCCGCCTGGAGGACCGCGACTACGTGGTCTACTCGTCCGTGTgctccttcttcctgccctgcCCGCTCATGCTGCTGCTCTACTGGGCCACGTTCCGGGGCCTGCGGCGCTGGGAGGCCGCCCGTCGCGCCAAGCTGCACGGCCGGGCGCCTCGCCGGCCCAGCGGCCCCGGCCCGCCGCCCCCCGAGGCCGTCGAGACCCCCGAGCCCATTCCGCCCCCCGAGGCCGTCGCGCCCCCCGATGCCATCCCGCCTCCCGCCGCCATCGCGGCGGAGCCCCCGCTGCAGGGAAGCAAAAGGAGGCGCGCCAAGATCACCGGCCGGGAGCGCAAGGCCATGAGAGTCCTGCCTGTGGTGGTCGGTGGGTACCTGCCCCGGGGTCGATGGGCGGAGTGGAAGGTGTCAGCGCCCACGGCCCGAGACGGTGCCCAGGacgccggcgggggggggggggggggcccggggccccggtttccccgccccccccccccccccccgtccccagGGGCCTTCCTGGTGTGCTGGACCCCCTTCTTTGTGGTGCACATCACCCGGGCGCTGTGTCCCGCCTGCGCCGTGCCTCCGCAGCTGGTCAGCGCGGTCACCTGGCTGGGCTACGTCAACAGCGCTCTCAACCCCCTCATCTACACCGTCTTCAACGCCGAGTTCCGCACGGTCTTCCGCAAGGCCCTTCGCCTCTGCTGCTGAGCCGCCCCTCACCCGCACCCCCAGAGTCCTCTGCGAGGACCTGGCCATGCCTCAGGGGGCAGGACCCCAGCAAGGGAGGGGGCGGTTTTGTACGACTGATTAAACTAATACCTTCCTAAACACCTGCTgggaaggctg encodes the following:
- the DRD4 gene encoding D(4) dopamine receptor, which produces MGNRSAADADGLLEGRGPGTGGGAGTPAAAAALAGGVLLIGAVLAGNALVCVSVAAERALQTPTNYFIVSLAAADLLLALLVLPLFVYSEVQGGVWLFSPGLCDALMAMDVMLCTASIFNLCAISVDRFVAVAVPLSYNRQSGGGRQPLFIGATWLLSAAVAAPVLCGLNDARGRDPAVCRLEDRDYVVYSSVCSFFLPCPLMLLLYWATFRGLRRWEAARRAKLHGRAPRRPSGPGPPPPEAVETPEPIPPPEAVAPPDAIPPPAAIAAEPPLQGSKRRRAKITGRERKAMRVLPVVVGAFLVCWTPFFVVHITRALCPACAVPPQLVSAVTWLGYVNSALNPLIYTVFNAEFRTVFRKALRLCC